The genomic window CGCGCCCTGGACCTGCTGTTCAATGGCGGCCTGGGGAGCCTGTCGCGCGACTTCCGCGTGCTGGACGTGGGTTGCGGCAACGGCTCCCAGACCCTGTGCCTGGCGCGGGAACTGGGCTGCCGGGTGACGGCGCTGGACAACCACCAGCCCTACCTGGACGAGCTGCAACGACGCGCCGGGGCGGCCGGATTGGGACACCTGATCCGGCCCGTCTGCGCCGACATGAACACCCTGGCCGACGGCGAGGGCGGGTACGACCTGGTCTGGGCCGAGGGCTCGGCCTTCGTCATGGGCATCCCCCAGGCTTTGCGCGCCTGGCGGACGCAGCTGGTCCCCGGTGGGGCCCTGGGCTTCACCGACCTGGTCTGGCTGCAGGACGAAGCGCCCGCCGCGTGCCGCGACTTCTTCGCGGGCATCTGCCCGGACATGCCCCACGCCGGCGCGGTGAAGCGGACCGTGGCCGACTGCGGGTACGAACTGGTGGGCAGCTTCACCCTGCCCGGACACGCCTGGTGGGAGAACTTCTACGTGCACCTGAAGGAGCGGCTGGTGGGGTTCCAGCCGGCCGAGGACTGTGCGGAGTCGCG from bacterium includes these protein-coding regions:
- a CDS encoding class I SAM-dependent methyltransferase translates to MNHDKMMNAIHEIFDPALPRLAPGDDAVTRRALDLLFNGGLGSLSRDFRVLDVGCGNGSQTLCLARELGCRVTALDNHQPYLDELQRRAGAAGLGHLIRPVCADMNTLADGEGGYDLVWAEGSAFVMGIPQALRAWRTQLVPGGALGFTDLVWLQDEAPAACRDFFAGICPDMPHAGAVKRTVADCGYELVGSFTLPGHAWWENFYVHLKERLVGFQPAEDCAESRAILAMAHGEIENYRKYSDWFGYVFYVTRRVD